Proteins found in one Dermacentor silvarum isolate Dsil-2018 chromosome 8, BIME_Dsil_1.4, whole genome shotgun sequence genomic segment:
- the LOC119462873 gene encoding uncharacterized protein LOC119462873, producing MFDNYFRNRSEDADSYAGAWASGWLHRDCARFYKDCDRTSIDSLSAVVTVLGGPDGYFGTILNRFTNGTASPTEEHTTASWLATTLRSMRTTTTPPPPLFHSTTPPSWTTVLQSLVTLAGTEHFQQFVSTHTTPPPGSTKK from the exons ATGTTCGACAACTACTTCAG GAACCGATCTGAGGACGCCGATTCTTACGCCGGCGCATGGGCAAGCGGGTGGCTGCACCGAGACTGTGCACGCTTCTACAAGGACTGCGATCGGACTTCTATCGACAGCCTGTCCGCCGTTGTAACGGTGCTAGGCGGACCCGATGGCTACTTCGGCACTATCCTGAACAGGTTCACCAACGGCACAGCGTCTCCCACCGAGGAGCACACGACAGCCTCTTGGCTGGCCACGACTCTGCGGAGCATGCGCACAACAACCACACCACCGCCACCATTGTTTCACAGCACGACGCCTCCGTCGTGGACAACTGTCTTGCAGAGCCTCGTCACCCTTGCCGGGACGGAACATTTCCAGCAGTTTGTCTCCACACATACGACACCCCCTCCAGGCTCTACAAAAAAATAG